The proteins below are encoded in one region of Strix aluco isolate bStrAlu1 chromosome 8, bStrAlu1.hap1, whole genome shotgun sequence:
- the LOC141926765 gene encoding uncharacterized protein LOC141926765, which yields MAAAGESRGGGAHASRDRGFRSALLAPRGTPGAVVFAHSAARQLRRSRARAARHSPRYRRGPAAQREGRFWGGFVRFPAGCPRLPQDRCARAPAVRMRGGGPRKCCNPQALPKPARGVLGVQGCGVAAFTPPPPPVGIARGDCGGGQRADGVSCAVGLKWRQRFAFLWLENRRVWLIEGLRNRRSCVALGSETEIKTCVFGDLRRGSEGRFWGSERGIKAAGLGAKSRMQFGWFCRQVMKRNLLNAGASQ from the exons ATGGCAGCTGCCGGGGAAagccgcggcgggggggcccacgcg TCACGTGATCGGGGTTTCCGGTCGGCCCTGTTGGCTccccggggcacgccgggagctgtagtttttgCGCACTCGGCTGCCCGACAGCTGCGTCGCTCccgggcgcgcgcggcacggcacagtcctcgctaccggcgcggccccgcggcgcagcgcgaggggcggttttggggcgggttcgtgcggtttcccgcgggctgcccgcggctcccccaggaccggtgtgcccgtgccccggcagtgcgcatgcgcggtggcggcCCCCGGAAGTGCTGCAATCCCCAAGCGCTCCCCAAACCTGCACGTGGGGTTCTgggagtgcagggctgtggggtggctgcattcacccccccccccccacccgtcggcatcgcccgtggggactgcggagggggtcagagagcagacggggtgagctgtgctgtgggcctgaaatggaggcaacgttttgccttcctgtggcttgagaacagacgcgtgtggctgattgaggggctcagaaacagacggagttgtgtggctttgggctcagaaacagagatCAAGACATGCGTTTTTggggacttgagaagaggctcagaaGGCAGGTTTTGGGGCTCAGAAAGAGGCATTAAGgcagctggtttgggggccaaaagcagaatgcagtttggctggttttgcaggcag gtgatgaagaggaacctgTTGAATGCgggagcatcccagtga
- the NAA20 gene encoding N-alpha-acetyltransferase 20 — protein MTTLRAFTCDDLFRFNNINLDPLTETYGIPFYLQYLAHWPEYFIVAEAPGGELMGYIMGKAEGSVAREEWHGHVTALSVAPEFRRLGLAAKLMELLEEISEKKGGFFVDLFVRVSNQVAVNMYKQLGYSVYRTVLEYYSASNGEPDEDAYDMRKALSRDTEKKSIIPLPHPVRPEDIE, from the exons ATGACGACGCTCCGCGCCTTCACCTGCGACGACCTCTTCCGCTTCAACAACAT CAACCTGGACCCGCTGACGGAGACC TACGGGATCCCCTTCTACCTGCAGTACCTGGCCCACTGGCCCGAGTATTTCATTGTCGCCGAGGCGCCCGGCGGGGAGCTGATGGGTTACA TAATGGGTAAAGCAGAAGGCTCTGTGGCTAGGGAAGAATGGCATGGACACGTTACTGCTCTCTCTGTTGCACCAGAATTTCGACGGCTGGGTTTGGCTGCTAAATTGATGGAACTACTGGAAGAAATTTCAGAGAA aaagggtGGATTTTTCGTCGATCTCTTTGTGAGAGTATCAAATCAGGTTGCAGTAAATATGTATAAGCAACTGGGCTACAGTGTGTACCGGACAGTACTAGAGTACTACTCTGCTAGCAATGGAGAGCCAGATGAAGATGCTTATG ATATGAGAAAAGCTCTTTCTAGAGATACAGAGAAGAAATCAATCATACCTCTGCCTCATCCTGTGAGGCCAGAAGACATTGAGTAA